A genomic window from Bradyrhizobium lupini includes:
- a CDS encoding AprI/Inh family metalloprotease inhibitor — MGVLRVVTFAVVACLAAIGIAQAQDTTTLKKEMPGQWELSTTERSKTCVVTLKADAAAQGFKLELEPACKAALPFTKDIVAWSVRGLDIVRLQDASGEAVIDFTEVEAGIFEGLRQGEGVYILQDLAAARSMAKSMDQMIGDWSIVRGNGQPVCGLTLTNTEAGPDNFQVFLKPKCDAAIAQFNPTQWRLDRGQIILLSKAGEAWQFEADDNAQWRRVPDTADPLIMLRQ, encoded by the coding sequence ATGGGAGTTCTTCGCGTCGTTACATTCGCCGTCGTGGCCTGCTTGGCCGCGATCGGCATCGCGCAGGCGCAGGATACGACGACCCTGAAGAAGGAGATGCCCGGGCAGTGGGAGCTCTCGACCACCGAGCGCAGCAAGACCTGCGTCGTCACGCTCAAGGCCGACGCCGCGGCGCAGGGCTTCAAGCTCGAGCTGGAGCCGGCCTGCAAGGCCGCGCTGCCTTTCACCAAGGACATCGTCGCCTGGAGCGTCAGGGGTCTCGACATCGTCCGCTTGCAGGATGCGAGCGGTGAGGCCGTGATCGACTTCACCGAGGTCGAGGCCGGCATCTTCGAGGGCCTGCGGCAGGGCGAGGGCGTCTACATCCTGCAAGACCTCGCCGCCGCCCGCTCGATGGCGAAGTCGATGGACCAGATGATCGGCGACTGGTCGATCGTGCGCGGCAACGGCCAGCCTGTCTGCGGGCTAACGCTGACCAACACGGAAGCCGGGCCGGACAATTTCCAGGTCTTCCTCAAGCCGAAATGCGATGCGGCCATCGCGCAGTTCAACCCGACGCAATGGCGGCTAGACCGCGGCCAGATCATCCTGCTGTCGAAGGCCGGCGAGGCCTGGCAGTTCGAGGCCGACGACAACGCGCAATGGCGGCGCGTCCCCGATACCGCCGATCCCCTGATCATGCTGCGGCAGTAG
- a CDS encoding peptidoglycan-binding protein, whose amino-acid sequence MISFESLKSEYERNWANLEIRPSRLSDANAIARKAINGKATYQQIERLTGVPWYFAALCHYRESNFDFDTYLGNGETLHRATTLVPKGRGPFATFVDGAVDAFRIENFVGAHDWGIARILFRLEAFNGFGYHAKGCNSPYLYGGSTLYGPPEARAGKFVRDHVFDSNHVDSQLGTAVILHAMMSLDSSITLDGSPQFASRAEPEDDAASTIVLMQQALNKLGANPPLAEDGISGPKTRAAVSQFQQQNGLRDTGLLDGATVGALTRAAQSGPTGPTGDVSRIMKRLEDLAQLLRPPVGGVTPATTTSGNTLPATNDPISLFERLFSLVNKSAPMPGPVTLTPTSPAPVDQLKQVVDLLGTLLNRDGKPVLGQVNGALGETIGKMLDGKKTALGIGGSLITALLSSVTASPNAGGLAGLLGTLVSAVPGLGQFAMPISLALTAWGVLGKMEKWAQGTAPPPKPTT is encoded by the coding sequence ATGATTTCATTCGAGAGTCTGAAAAGCGAATACGAGCGTAATTGGGCCAATCTCGAGATCCGGCCTTCGCGCCTCTCCGACGCGAACGCGATCGCGCGCAAAGCCATCAACGGCAAGGCGACCTATCAGCAGATCGAGCGGTTGACCGGCGTGCCCTGGTATTTCGCTGCCCTCTGCCACTACCGCGAATCCAATTTCGATTTCGACACCTATCTCGGCAACGGGGAAACGCTCCATCGCGCGACGACGCTCGTTCCGAAAGGACGCGGTCCGTTTGCCACGTTCGTGGACGGCGCCGTGGACGCCTTCAGAATCGAGAATTTTGTCGGCGCTCACGACTGGGGGATCGCGCGGATTCTGTTCCGGCTCGAAGCGTTCAACGGCTTCGGCTATCACGCCAAGGGCTGCAACTCGCCCTATCTCTATGGCGGTTCGACGCTGTATGGCCCGCCCGAGGCAAGGGCCGGAAAATTCGTCCGCGATCATGTGTTCGATTCGAACCACGTCGATTCCCAGCTCGGCACCGCGGTGATCCTGCATGCGATGATGTCGCTGGATTCCTCGATCACCCTCGACGGCAGCCCGCAATTCGCAAGCCGCGCCGAGCCGGAGGACGACGCGGCGTCGACGATCGTCCTCATGCAGCAGGCGCTCAACAAGCTCGGCGCCAATCCGCCGCTCGCGGAGGACGGCATCAGCGGGCCGAAGACCAGGGCCGCGGTCTCGCAGTTTCAGCAGCAGAACGGCCTGAGAGATACCGGACTTCTCGACGGCGCCACCGTCGGCGCCCTCACGCGCGCGGCGCAGTCGGGCCCCACCGGACCGACCGGCGATGTCTCCCGGATCATGAAGCGGCTGGAGGACCTCGCGCAATTGCTGCGGCCGCCGGTCGGCGGTGTGACGCCGGCAACGACGACATCGGGCAATACGCTGCCCGCCACCAATGATCCGATCAGCCTGTTCGAACGGCTCTTTTCCCTCGTCAACAAGTCAGCCCCCATGCCAGGACCAGTCACCCTCACCCCAACCAGCCCCGCTCCCGTCGACCAGTTGAAGCAGGTCGTCGACCTGCTCGGCACCTTGCTCAACCGGGACGGCAAGCCCGTCCTCGGCCAGGTCAATGGCGCGCTCGGCGAGACCATCGGCAAGATGCTCGACGGCAAGAAGACTGCGCTCGGCATCGGCGGCTCGCTGATCACGGCGCTGCTGTCGTCGGTGACGGCGAGCCCCAATGCGGGAGGCCTTGCCGGGTTGCTCGGGACGCTCGTGTCGGCGGTGCCGGGCCTCGGCCAGTTCGCGATGCCGATCTCGCTGGCGCTCACAGCCTGGGGCGTGCTCGGCAAGATGGAGAAGTGGGCCCAAGGCACAGCGCCGCCGCCCAAGCCGACGACGTAG
- a CDS encoding ABC transporter substrate-binding protein codes for MSPSHLRRALTAGLMAAFVSVVPARAETLDKVMFGTNWVAEAEHGGFFQAVADGTYKKYGLDVTIVPGGPNENNRMLLIAGKIDFFMAANTLMSFDAVANNVPVVTIAAVFQKDPQVMLTQPDAKVAKIEDLKPLTLFVSKEGMTSYFQWLKSEYGFSEKNVRPYNFNPQPFIANPKSAMQGYVTSEPFAVEKAAGFKPNVLLLADYGFNTYSTLIESRRDVVEKKPDLVQRFVDASMVGWYNYIYRDNSAGNAMIKKLNPEMTDELLAYSVAKMKEYGIVDSGDSLKNGIGAMSDERYTSFFNKMVKAGVVKADLDFRKSYTLRFVNKGVGAELRPSKP; via the coding sequence ATGAGCCCCTCTCATCTGCGGCGAGCCTTAACGGCGGGCCTGATGGCCGCTTTCGTCTCGGTCGTCCCGGCCCGCGCCGAAACCCTGGACAAGGTCATGTTCGGCACCAATTGGGTCGCCGAGGCCGAGCATGGCGGCTTTTTCCAGGCCGTCGCCGATGGCACTTACAAGAAATACGGGCTGGACGTCACCATCGTGCCCGGCGGGCCCAACGAGAACAACCGGATGCTGCTGATCGCCGGCAAGATCGATTTCTTCATGGCCGCGAACACGCTGATGTCGTTCGACGCAGTCGCCAACAACGTCCCGGTCGTCACCATCGCCGCGGTGTTCCAGAAGGATCCGCAGGTGATGCTGACGCAGCCCGATGCCAAGGTCGCCAAGATCGAGGACCTCAAGCCGCTGACGCTGTTCGTCTCCAAGGAGGGCATGACCAGCTATTTCCAGTGGCTGAAGTCCGAATACGGCTTCAGCGAGAAGAACGTTCGCCCCTACAATTTCAATCCGCAGCCCTTCATCGCCAATCCCAAGAGCGCGATGCAGGGTTACGTCACCTCGGAGCCCTTCGCGGTCGAGAAGGCCGCGGGCTTCAAGCCCAACGTGTTGCTGCTCGCCGATTACGGCTTCAACACCTATTCGACCCTGATCGAGAGCCGCCGCGACGTCGTCGAGAAGAAGCCCGACCTGGTGCAGCGCTTCGTCGATGCCTCCATGGTCGGCTGGTACAATTACATCTACCGCGACAATTCAGCGGGCAACGCCATGATCAAGAAGCTCAATCCGGAGATGACGGACGAGCTGCTCGCCTATTCCGTCGCCAAGATGAAGGAATACGGCATCGTCGATTCCGGCGATTCGCTGAAGAACGGCATCGGCGCGATGAGCGACGAGCGCTACACCTCCTTCTTCAACAAGATGGTGAAGGCGGGCGTGGTGAAGGCGGACCTCGATTTCCGCAAATCCTATACGCTGCGCTTCGTCAACAAGGGCGTCGGCGCCGAGCTGCGCCCGAGCAAGCCGTAG
- a CDS encoding ABC transporter ATP-binding protein, whose amino-acid sequence MSSVQTSAGVETGLTALAVSLRGVTKAYDNGLMALGPLDLAVRKGEFISLLGPSGCGKSTALRLIAELSAPSSGIVRLARREGTPQPGHVHPGHGVGFVFQEPTLMPWTSVRENVRLPLKLSGVPKAESRARADEALASVGLADFADAFPRELSGGMKMRVSLARALVTDPDILLMDEPFAALDEITRFRLNDDLLALWRRLGKTVIFVTHSVFESVYLSQRVVVMTARPGRIQADFRVETVEPRGEEFRTSVAYSDYCRKVSAALAPSYAGQSTL is encoded by the coding sequence ATGTCATCAGTCCAAACGTCGGCGGGGGTCGAGACCGGCCTGACGGCTCTGGCTGTCAGCCTGCGCGGCGTGACGAAGGCCTATGACAACGGCCTGATGGCGCTCGGCCCGCTCGATCTTGCGGTGCGCAAGGGCGAGTTCATCTCGCTGCTGGGGCCGTCAGGTTGCGGCAAGTCGACGGCGCTGCGGCTGATCGCCGAACTCAGCGCGCCGTCGTCAGGAATCGTCCGGCTGGCGCGTCGTGAGGGCACACCGCAGCCAGGTCATGTTCACCCAGGTCATGGCGTCGGCTTCGTGTTTCAGGAACCGACCCTGATGCCCTGGACCAGCGTGCGCGAGAATGTGCGGTTGCCGCTGAAGCTCTCAGGCGTTCCGAAGGCGGAATCGCGCGCGCGCGCCGATGAGGCGCTCGCAAGCGTCGGGCTTGCCGATTTTGCCGACGCCTTTCCGCGCGAGCTCTCCGGCGGCATGAAGATGCGGGTGTCGCTGGCGCGCGCGCTCGTCACAGACCCTGATATCCTCCTGATGGATGAGCCGTTCGCGGCGCTCGACGAAATCACGCGCTTCCGCCTCAACGACGATTTGCTCGCGCTGTGGCGCAGGCTCGGCAAGACCGTCATCTTCGTCACGCATTCGGTGTTCGAATCCGTCTATCTGTCGCAGCGCGTGGTGGTCATGACCGCGCGGCCGGGCCGCATCCAGGCCGACTTCCGCGTCGAGACGGTCGAGCCGCGTGGCGAGGAGTTTCGCACTTCAGTCGCCTATTCCGATTATTGCCGGAAAGTGTCGGCGGCGCTGGCGCCGTCCTATGCAGGGCAGTCGACGCTATGA
- a CDS encoding creatininase family protein, with protein sequence MTPSRDWTEIRWADASLAEVSRWIAVLPLAATEQHGPHLPLETDVLIADAYLARVRELLPERAPATFLPVEPIGISTEHIDYPGTQTLPTDIALKKWTAIGEDVARRGVKKLVIVTSHGGNSAAMMLVAQDLRAHRKLFVVTTSWSRLSGADKLFPADEVRHGIHGGAIETSIMLARYPDRVRMDAIADFPASSIAMEQQYRWLSTQRPAPFAWQAQDLHASGAAGDATLAVAAKGEQLIDQGARAFCELLAEVDDFDVNRLGKGPLG encoded by the coding sequence ATGACGCCTTCCCGCGATTGGACCGAGATTCGCTGGGCCGATGCCAGCCTCGCGGAGGTTTCGCGCTGGATCGCGGTGCTGCCGCTGGCCGCGACCGAGCAGCACGGCCCGCATCTGCCGCTCGAGACCGACGTGCTGATCGCGGACGCCTATCTCGCGCGCGTGCGCGAGCTCCTGCCCGAGCGCGCTCCGGCCACTTTCCTGCCCGTTGAACCGATCGGGATTTCCACCGAGCATATCGACTATCCGGGCACGCAGACGCTGCCGACTGACATCGCGTTGAAAAAATGGACCGCGATTGGCGAGGACGTCGCGCGCCGCGGAGTGAAGAAGCTCGTCATCGTCACCAGCCATGGCGGCAACAGCGCGGCCATGATGCTGGTCGCGCAGGATCTTCGCGCGCATCGGAAACTGTTCGTGGTGACGACGTCGTGGTCGCGGCTGTCGGGCGCGGACAAGCTGTTCCCGGCCGACGAAGTGCGCCACGGCATCCACGGTGGCGCCATTGAAACCTCGATCATGCTGGCGCGCTATCCCGATCGGGTGCGTATGGATGCGATCGCGGATTTTCCCGCGAGCAGCATCGCGATGGAGCAGCAATATCGCTGGCTGTCGACGCAGCGACCCGCGCCGTTCGCCTGGCAGGCGCAGGATCTCCACGCGAGCGGCGCCGCCGGCGACGCGACGCTGGCCGTGGCCGCGAAGGGCGAGCAGCTGATCGACCAGGGCGCCCGCGCCTTTTGCGAGCTGCTTGCCGAAGTTGATGACTTCGACGTGAACAGGCTCGGGAAAGGCCCGCTCGGCTAG
- a CDS encoding 2-hydroxyacid dehydrogenase, with product MTTGSISSEKIDLLIYGPVRPILENGFSDHFVVHKAETRGDLERLTPAIREKIRGVAVTYHTVRADRDSLSQLPKIEMVASFGVGYDHVDAKYAAEHNIIVTNTPDVLTEEVADVAMGLLISTVREFIKADRYVRSGLWQTQNYPLSVGSLRDRKVGIVGMGRIGQAIARRLDASLVPVVYHTRNPSKDVSYKHYPDLIEMAKAVDTLMVIVPGGASTNKMINAEVLKALGPRGVLVNVARGSVIDEPALVQALKSGTILAAGLDVFAAEPNVPDELKAMQNVVLLPHIGSASVVTRNAMDQLVVDNLKSWFSGKAPLTPVAETPFKGR from the coding sequence ATGACCACCGGTTCGATTTCGTCCGAAAAGATCGACCTTCTGATTTATGGGCCGGTCCGGCCGATCCTCGAGAACGGGTTTTCCGATCATTTCGTCGTGCACAAGGCGGAGACGCGGGGCGATCTCGAGCGGCTGACGCCGGCGATCCGCGAAAAGATCCGCGGCGTGGCGGTGACCTATCACACCGTGCGCGCCGACCGGGATTCGCTGTCGCAATTGCCCAAGATCGAGATGGTGGCGAGCTTCGGCGTCGGCTACGACCACGTCGATGCCAAATACGCCGCCGAGCACAACATCATCGTCACCAATACGCCCGACGTGCTGACCGAGGAGGTCGCCGACGTCGCGATGGGGCTTCTGATCTCCACGGTGCGCGAGTTCATCAAGGCCGACCGTTATGTGCGCTCCGGTCTCTGGCAGACCCAGAACTATCCGCTCAGCGTCGGCTCGCTGCGCGACCGCAAGGTCGGCATCGTCGGCATGGGCCGGATCGGACAGGCGATCGCGCGCCGGCTCGATGCCTCGCTGGTGCCGGTGGTCTATCACACCCGCAACCCGTCCAAGGACGTCTCCTACAAGCACTACCCCGACCTGATCGAGATGGCGAAGGCGGTGGACACGCTGATGGTGATCGTGCCCGGTGGCGCCTCGACCAACAAGATGATCAACGCCGAGGTGCTGAAGGCGCTCGGCCCGCGCGGGGTGCTGGTCAACGTTGCGCGCGGCTCGGTGATCGACGAACCGGCGCTGGTCCAGGCGCTCAAGTCCGGCACCATCCTCGCGGCCGGCCTCGACGTGTTCGCGGCCGAACCGAACGTGCCGGACGAGCTCAAGGCCATGCAGAACGTGGTGCTGCTGCCGCATATCGGCTCGGCCTCGGTGGTGACGCGCAACGCGATGGATCAGCTCGTGGTCGACAATCTCAAGTCCTGGTTCTCAGGCAAGGCGCCGTTGACGCCGGTTGCCGAAACGCCGTTCAAGGGACGCTGA
- a CDS encoding carbohydrate porin: MRTAAAIASGVLAFPAASRAADLPLKEPALKGVYDWTGLYIGAHAGYSLGSSRFALNDGTGISDSGVFSGMIGGVQAGYNYRLNSGWLVGVEGDFSFPNYITSNSIVSFLATPANTVTQQWDYTASLRGRVGYTSGPWLVYATGGFAWMGERYFDTPAAGEAVPKILNTRPGWIAGAGIEYGFAPHWSARLEYLYSRFDGANVAFSTGAQYNSSSLDFQTIRLGLNRKVDWPGMPGYNPKSSGIGSLIDTESDRWEIHGQSTYLPQGYPSFPALYTGPNSLSPSRQAKATWSNSLFLNAKLWDGGEVYYNPELLQGFGLNDTVGAAGFPNGEAQKSNFPYPHYNTSRLFVRQTFGFGGEQEELASGQLQLGQKVDVSRLTVQAGKFPVIDVFDGNAYAKDTRKDFMNWSLWAPGAFDYSADKVGLTYGVTAELNQKQWALRGGYFLMVAESNSNHFDTRVGERGQYVLELETRFSLLGQPGKLRTIGWLDSANMGSFRETLDNPALNLDIAQTRRGRLKYGYVLNLEQAITEDVGLFGRWSWNDGKTETLAFTDIHRSLSGGLSIKGTKWGRPDDVIGVGGAINAISQDYRDFLAAGGLGVLIGDGALNYRRERILETYYAYALNKSLTLTADYQLIVNPAYNADRGPVSVFSGRLHGEF, translated from the coding sequence TTGCGAACGGCCGCGGCGATTGCCTCGGGTGTATTGGCTTTTCCGGCCGCGAGCCGCGCGGCTGATCTGCCGCTGAAGGAACCGGCGCTGAAGGGCGTCTATGACTGGACCGGCCTCTACATCGGTGCGCATGCCGGCTACAGCCTCGGCTCGTCGCGCTTCGCGCTGAACGACGGCACAGGCATTAGCGACAGCGGCGTCTTCAGCGGCATGATCGGCGGCGTGCAGGCCGGCTACAATTACCGGCTCAATTCCGGCTGGCTGGTCGGCGTCGAAGGCGATTTCTCGTTTCCGAACTACATCACGTCCAACTCGATCGTGTCCTTCCTGGCGACACCAGCCAACACCGTCACGCAGCAATGGGACTACACTGCGAGCCTGCGCGGCCGCGTCGGCTACACCAGCGGTCCCTGGCTGGTCTACGCCACCGGCGGCTTTGCATGGATGGGCGAGCGCTATTTCGACACGCCGGCCGCAGGCGAAGCAGTCCCGAAAATCCTGAACACGCGGCCCGGCTGGATCGCGGGTGCCGGCATCGAATACGGCTTTGCGCCGCATTGGAGCGCACGGCTCGAATATCTCTATAGCCGCTTCGACGGCGCCAATGTCGCCTTCTCCACAGGTGCCCAATACAATTCGTCGTCGCTCGACTTCCAAACGATCCGGCTCGGCCTCAACCGCAAGGTCGATTGGCCGGGCATGCCGGGCTACAATCCCAAGAGCTCGGGGATCGGCTCGCTAATCGACACCGAATCGGATCGCTGGGAGATCCACGGCCAGAGCACTTATCTGCCGCAAGGCTACCCGTCGTTCCCCGCCCTCTACACCGGGCCGAATTCGCTCTCGCCATCAAGGCAGGCCAAGGCGACCTGGAGCAACAGCCTGTTCCTGAACGCAAAGCTGTGGGACGGCGGCGAGGTCTACTACAATCCCGAACTGCTGCAGGGATTTGGATTGAACGACACGGTCGGCGCGGCCGGTTTCCCCAACGGCGAGGCGCAGAAGTCGAACTTCCCCTATCCGCACTACAACACATCGCGCCTGTTCGTGCGCCAGACATTCGGCTTTGGCGGCGAGCAGGAAGAGCTCGCGAGCGGCCAGTTGCAGCTCGGACAGAAGGTCGACGTATCCAGGCTCACGGTGCAGGCCGGCAAATTCCCGGTGATCGACGTGTTCGACGGCAACGCCTACGCCAAGGACACCCGCAAGGACTTCATGAACTGGTCGCTGTGGGCGCCAGGCGCCTTCGACTATTCCGCCGACAAGGTCGGCCTCACCTACGGCGTCACCGCCGAGCTGAATCAGAAGCAGTGGGCGTTGCGCGGCGGCTACTTCCTGATGGTCGCCGAGTCCAATTCGAATCATTTCGACACCAGGGTCGGCGAGCGCGGCCAGTACGTGCTCGAGCTCGAAACGCGCTTCTCCCTGCTTGGCCAACCCGGCAAGCTCAGGACCATAGGCTGGCTCGACAGCGCCAACATGGGCAGCTTCCGCGAGACGCTGGACAATCCCGCGCTCAACCTCGACATCGCGCAGACCCGGCGCGGCCGTCTGAAGTATGGCTACGTGCTCAACCTCGAGCAGGCGATCACCGAGGATGTCGGTCTGTTCGGCCGTTGGAGCTGGAACGACGGCAAGACCGAGACGCTGGCCTTCACCGACATTCACCGCAGCCTGTCTGGCGGTCTTTCGATCAAGGGCACGAAATGGGGCCGGCCCGATGACGTGATCGGCGTCGGGGGCGCCATCAATGCCATCTCGCAGGACTATCGCGACTTCCTGGCCGCCGGCGGCCTCGGTGTTCTCATCGGCGACGGCGCGCTCAACTACCGCCGCGAGCGCATCCTCGAAACCTATTACGCCTATGCGCTGAACAAGAGTCTCACCCTCACTGCCGACTACCAGCTGATCGTCAACCCCGCCTACAACGCCGATCGCGGCCCGGTGTCGGTATTTTCCGGGCGGCTACACGGCGAGTTCTGA